One genomic segment of Paraburkholderia phymatum STM815 includes these proteins:
- a CDS encoding response regulator: MSRVLLADDDANVRDALRTVLEGAGYDVTIAQDGLDGLRLAPESCPQVIVTDVMMPLMSGPEMVRRIRAMPGFQQIPVIVMSALATDPEVAVAAMLRKPFAPETLLALLDNLDDAGVATGKRARDAPHAPTAETDSVLDFGVLQFTSEGEKMGTASPTEARIRRGIELVHAQQERLQRLRSLGVDTTVAEELHDSLKHSVSALVLLKCVKCTASSGKWPRGRMFM; encoded by the coding sequence ATGAGTCGCGTTTTGCTGGCCGACGATGATGCGAACGTGCGGGATGCATTGCGTACCGTGCTCGAGGGCGCAGGCTACGATGTGACCATCGCCCAGGACGGACTGGACGGCCTGCGCCTTGCGCCCGAAAGCTGTCCACAAGTCATTGTCACCGATGTCATGATGCCTTTAATGAGCGGTCCCGAAATGGTCCGCAGGATCAGGGCGATGCCGGGGTTTCAGCAGATCCCGGTTATCGTGATGTCGGCGCTGGCAACGGACCCCGAAGTCGCCGTGGCAGCCATGCTGCGGAAACCATTCGCACCCGAAACATTGTTGGCGTTGCTCGATAATCTTGATGATGCCGGAGTGGCTACCGGCAAGCGTGCGCGCGATGCGCCGCACGCGCCGACAGCAGAAACTGACAGTGTGCTGGACTTTGGCGTATTGCAGTTCACCTCAGAAGGGGAAAAGATGGGAACCGCCTCGCCTACCGAGGCGCGTATTCGTCGCGGCATCGAACTGGTTCATGCGCAACAGGAAAGATTGCAGCGCCTTCGCAGCCTCGGCGTTGACACCACGGTCGCAGAAGAACTGCACGACAGCCTGAAACATAGCGTCAGCGCGCTTGTCCTGCTTAAGTGCGTTAAATGCACCGCCTCTTCAGGGAAATGGCCCCGGGGTCGAATGTTCATGTGA
- a CDS encoding cold-shock protein — translation MATGTVKWFNDAKGFGFITPDDGGEDLFAHFSEIRTEGFKSLQENQKVSFEVKMGPKGKQAANIKPA, via the coding sequence ATGGCAACCGGCACAGTGAAATGGTTCAACGATGCAAAGGGCTTTGGCTTCATCACTCCAGATGACGGTGGGGAAGACCTGTTTGCCCACTTCTCGGAAATCAGGACAGAGGGCTTCAAGTCGCTGCAGGAAAACCAGAAGGTAAGCTTCGAGGTAAAAATGGGACCGAAGGGCAAGCAGGCGGCGAATATCAAGCCTGCCTGA